agtgaggatggggtggggggcgcgAGAGTGAGGAGGGAAGGCAGACCCCAGCCGCTCACCCAGGGACGCATCTGCACTCTCCTCACTCTCAGGAACGTTCACGTAATCTTCCCCCGACTTCACTGTAGGAAAAGCATTGGCGCCCACACACTGGTACCCAGAGCCCCCGAGGCAGACACCCAGAGGCTCCCAACTGCAGCCCCCAAAGACTTTCCACATAACCAGCCCGAGACTCCTACACGCAGACCCCCAGAGACCATCCCCACCGTCGGCcccagagggaggcagggagggcggTCCGGACCTGCGATGCGGGTGGTGATGGAGAGAAGTAGGACAACTTGACCAGAATTGATTAGGGGAAACGGAATTGGGGGAGGAGAGACAGCAGGCCCAGCATGTCCCTCAGGTTGGGGAGCAGGGACGGGGAGCGGCTCGGGGTGGTGGGGCTGGGCGACACGTGTGCAGAAGGAAACAACACGCAGGGCTGGGCCGAGTCAGAGGCGCCATCAGCCCCGCTGGCCCCTCCTCCTCAACCAGGCCTGCCCTGACCCCCCTCTCCTGTCCTTGTCCCTTCCTAACGCCTAGCGCCATCGACGACATcttattctttcatgtgttgACTTATTTCTCCCTGAGGATGTGGACAAGGCAGGCTTCGGAGTCAAACTGCCCAGGTTCAAGTCCAGCTCCAGCATTAACTGTGTAACCTCAGGCAAGCTACCTAAccgctctgggcctcagttttctcatctgtaaaatagggtgaGGAACGGTACCCACTGCATAGGGGTGTTGTGAAAACGGTGAATTAAAATAAGGCCTGTCATACAGTAAGTTCTGCCAAGTTTCtgttaaataaacaaatcattgtacagatgggacaagtgaggggcaggaggggaagggacagGCTCAAAAGCCCCTGGGAATTGTGAGGTTTAATATTAATAAGTTAATACACATAAAACTCTTAGTAGGGCAtgtagtaggccctcaataatGTTAGCTGTTTTAATCACAACTCTACCTCATTAGATGTGATTATATCAGGGGTACCCAGTAAATATGATGgatgactgaatgagtgaatgaatgaaaataggcACTTGGACAGATGGTCTGGGGCTCAAGAGAGAGGCCATGAGTTGAGAATCAGGATGGCACATGAAGCCAGGGTGTGGAAGTGAAGACCCAGAGCAAgtacagagagaaaggagaggaatggAACACTGAAGATCACAAGACACTTAGAAAAGCCTCCAACAGGCAGGATGAAaccaaaatgaagagagaaaagcagcccaaaggaaactgaaacaacacaggaagcagaagaaaacttcCCAAAGAAACCCAAAAAAGACGACCTATAATCAATATCCTTAGAGATTTATGAGATGATATTGCCTTTGTGAAACAAGATAGGAGGCTATGAGAAAGGAACattcagagacaaagaaagggcTTCTGgacaagaaagacaaaatgaaaggaTAGAGTCAAAAGAAGAATACAGTCAAGGAAATCTCGCagacaataaaagcaaaagacaaggagggaagaggagagaaaaggtaaggaaatCAGAAGATCGGAGCCGGAAGTCCCCCTATCTGAAGGACAGAAGTgctagaaagagagaagagagaaaatggaggggGAGCAAACatccaggaggagagggaagagccgAGGGGCCGCAGCACAGAGGGGCAGGGAGTGGTCAGATGGCCGACTCACCGGAGAAGGCGCTATCTCGGAGGCCAGGGTTGCTGGACACAGGAGCTGGTGGGACGGCGGCGCCAGTGGCCGGGATGCTGTCAGGAAGCACCACCCTGAGGGAAGTCAAGGAGCGGGTGAGCAAGGAGCCCCGGCCTCGGCTCCCACCTCCCGCCTGGCCACTCACAAGTAGCCCTCGTTGGGATAGTCTTCCTCATCCTCGTCTTCGTCCGCATCCTCACAGACCGCCTCTGGGGGGGTTAACGACACAGGGTCAGCAGAGCCCAGGACAGGCCCCAGCGTCCTCCCAACCAGGGCCGCCGGGGTCCCTGACGCACCCTCGTTCTCGTAGCTGGCCACACTGTTGGCTGCAGAGAGAGCGGGAGAGGGAGACTGAGCCAGCTCAGAGGGGCCTGTCCTCTGCCCGGCCCCAGCCCCATGGGCCCGGTTCCACGCTTACCACCATCTGAGTCCTGCTGGGAAGACGGCATGCGGTGGGAGCCTCCGGGTGGCTGTGGGGATCTCCTGGGAATCCAAGGTCAGAGGGCATGCTGGAGTGGGGCTCTGGGGCAAGAGGGATTGCAACAGGGAAAGAGGCCCCCAATCCAAGCAGGTGAGGGGGTTAAAAGGGGGATTTGGAGGGGAAGTGGCCACTTACGGGATGGGGAGCAGGTCTGGCTGGCTCTGCAGCAGGTAGGTCACAGGCGGGTAGGAAGTGGTTGGTGGCCAGGAGGCGAGTGTGGCTGAGGATACAGGACCAAGCTGAAGGAACGACTCCAAAGCTCACGCCCCTACCCTGGACGAGGCCTCGAAGGGCAGACTAACCCCCGACACCCCTGTGCCCTGGACAGGCCTGCGGGGggcacccacctccctccccacccccagctcaggTCAAGGCCATGTGGGCAGCCACAGGGGGAAACTAAACAAAGGCACACGCTCTCCCACCCACGCCAGGAGACGCTCCCCCCGCATCCGAGGAAGGGGACCCTCCATGTACTCACGAGGCGATTTGATCACGATGCTACTTGGGGTCAAACTAGCAGGAGAGACACAGCTTGGGTAAGCAGCTGGGAGAGGCCCCAGACCCCATCTCAGTCCCCTGGGGCCCAGCCCTGCATGGGGTATTGAGGGAGACACCCAGGGTGGACGGGGCAGACTCACCCATCGGAGGCAGCAGTGTCATATGAGCCTGGGGATGAGAGGGCCCGTGAGGCAGGAAAAGGGGGTGACGAGGGCAGAGGGTGATGGAGTATGGGGCTCTCAGCGACTCGAAAGAGTTAAAGAGGGACAAAGGAGTTGGGGCGTGGGGTGAGGATCCCTGTCGGTGTGTCTGAGCATCTGGACACCCCACCAGCACCCACTCACCTGGCAGCTCTCGGCAACGCACACACAGTGCCATCAGCAGCACGGCCAAGAGAGGCAGCAGCAGGAGGCCCAGCACAAAGAGGCCCAGGCTGACTGCCTCCATCTGCAGGGAGAGCTTGCACCGGGCCTAGCTGCTCGCCGCACACCCCTCCGGGACAGAGCAGCAGCAGGCCAAGGGCCAGGCCAGAAAGGGTACAGGGGCCGAGCGGGCACCAGGCTGGGAGCCTGGTGGGGGGCAGCTGCGCCCTCCTCGGGGGCTCCCTGGGTCTCCTCCCCTCAGCGGGCTGAGTGGGCGTCAGCGCGGGCTCTGGAAGACCCTTGAACCCAGGGCAGTCAGGCCCTGGCCTGGAGTCTGGGGCGCCAGCCACCCCTACACAGACCCTGTGCCCCAGCCCTACCTGCCCCTGGGCTCTGCGCCTGCCTCTCCTCAGCGCCTGCCTGCCTGCGGCAGGAAGCTGTGGTGAGCGCCGGGTGAGGGCAGGAAATCATCGGGGCTCAGCTGGCggcaccctcccccttcccacccccacccagccagtagggagggggaggaggccgCCTCAGGAGCCACCCCGGGCCCTCAGGAAGGGTCTGCTGGCCTCCGGGACAAGGGGCAACTCAGACCAGTGGGAGGAGGAAAAGATACTTGCAGGCCAGCCAGCTGCCGTGCCCTCCACAGCGTGGCTCAAGGAGGCAGCAAGGAGGGAGGCCCTGACACCGGGAATTCTGAGGGGCCCAGGGCATGCCCACCCACCTCACCCTGGACGGCCTGCCAAGGGCGGGCGGGCTCTCGGGGAGACATGGGCATGAGTGACTCACGGTCACACCGAGCCAGCTCACTCCACCCCTTCATTCACTGGCCCAGAAGGGCAGGGATTTGCCCAAGGGCCCGCAGGAGTGACCCAACAGCCACTGGGAACCTGGGACTATAGAGGGGGCGTCCCCTGCAATCCAGAGATCACTAGCACCCAGAGAGACTCCAGCAGGCACTTGGGGTCTGGCTACAAACTTTATTCAGTTACAAATAGCACCGAGCCCCTGGGGCTGCTCCAGTGGTGGGAGATCCCCCTCTCGGACCCCCAGAATTCCCTCTTGGCCACCTGTGTAGTGTGTGGGAGCTGGAACATGGCCCAAGGCCCCTCCTAGAAAATGGGTCAGCCGAGGATTTGGGCCCGGGCACCTCCTGGGGTGGGCCCAGGGCCAGATGTGACAGATGTGCAGATAGCAAGCGGTGACCCCTCAGATGAGCACACTGGACACGGGGACCCGGGTGGAGCGTCCTCTCTGGGGCACCACGATGCGGTCATCAGCAGGCCCAGCCTCACGCAACAGACCTGTCAGGGAGGGATCAGAGCCAGGgctggatggacagacagacacagggccagggaggggacaAACAGGCACTGGCAAATGGATGGGGCAGCAGAGCCACACAGTGGGGCATCAGCTCGTGGGACAGGGAGACCCGAGGccgagggaggggagggctgtgGACTGAGGGCTGCCAGGGACacggggctgggtgggtgggcgGATGGACAAGCAGGCAGCATCATGAAGTCAGGCAAGGAGCTGTGGACGGACAGCGGGGAGGCCCGACCGACCCTGCACGTGCAGCTGGGCCCGCCGGCGGTCGCCCTCAATGAAGATGGCAGCGCCCAGGAAGGCCGCGCCGCCCAGCGCCCCCATGAAGGCGCAGAGCATGAGTGAGAACTGCAGGGCCCGGAACTCAGACAAGAAGGAGGGGGGCCAGCCCTGGCGGAGGCGGTCGGAGATCTGTGGGgagacaaggaaagaaaagtcAGGGGAACGGAGAGGAAGCCCCTGAACTCCAGAAGAACGAAGAAGACTTAGGCCTGGACCTTACTGGTGCAAATCTGCCAAGACAAAATCGTGCCCACCCAGCTGAGCCTCCGAGGTgaagggtgcctggcacaggggaCTCAGATGCCTCACTAGGGTGAGACCCTCTAATCTGGCCTGTGCTCAGTCCACTGGCCACCAGCCGGTACTGGGAATGTGGGGTCCCCcgagccccaccccaggcccagccaAGGGGCCGTGCTCACCAAGCCAATCAGGTAGGGGCTCCCAGCGTCACCCAGCAGGTGGGACAGCACGATCTGAAAGGCTTCAGCAGTGGAGCGTCGTGTGGGGATCACCACGTACTGGGAGGAAagaggggcaggaggcagagggcgGGGACAGGGCCAAGGCTCAGCCTAGGCTGAGGTCAGGTGAACCCCAGCTCAGAGGTGTGGCTGGGGTGAAGGGCAGGGCAGGCCCGGGCTACAGGCCCACCTGGGGTTGGACTCTGAAGTCAGTCCAGGGCTGGGTTTTGAAGAAGGGGTGAAGGTCACAGTTCAAGGCAAGTGAGgtcccctgcccccactccctgcTCCCATCAGCCTCTGGGGTAACCCTGGGCCACCTACTCACCAGCAGAATGTCAGCCACAATGGCCCAGTTCATGGACAGCAGTGtctctccaataaagatgaaaatctgGGGGATGGGAGGTAGGCGGTGAAGGAGGGGGAACAGGGGTGGGGCGTTGGTCTCATCACAAGAAga
The sequence above is drawn from the Balaenoptera musculus isolate JJ_BM4_2016_0621 chromosome 15, mBalMus1.pri.v3, whole genome shotgun sequence genome and encodes:
- the LAT gene encoding linker for activation of T-cells family member 1 isoform X1, whose amino-acid sequence is MEAVSLGLFVLGLLLLPLLAVLLMALCVRCRELPGSYDTAASDGLTPSSIVIKSPPTLASWPPTTSYPPVTYLLQSQPDLLPIPRSPQPPGGSHRMPSSQQDSDGANSVASYENEGASGTPAALVGRTLGPVLGSADPVSLTPPEAVCEDADEDEDEEDYPNEGYLVVLPDSIPATGAAVPPAPVSSNPGLRDSAFSVKSGEDYVNVPESEESADASLDGSREYVNVSQELPPVARTKPASRSSQEMEDEETPDYENLQIH
- the LAT gene encoding linker for activation of T-cells family member 1 isoform X3 → MEAVSLGLFVLGLLLLPLLAVLLMALCVRCRELPGSYDTAASDGLTPSSIVIKSPPTLASWPPTTSYPPVTYLLQSQPDLLPIPRSPQPPGGSHRMPSSQQDSDGANSVASYENEEAVCEDADEDEDEEDYPNEGYLVVLPDSIPATGAAVPPAPVSSNPGLRDSAFSVKSGEDYVNVPESEESADASLDGSREYVNVSQELPPVARTKPASRSSQEMEDEETPDYENLQIH
- the LAT gene encoding linker for activation of T-cells family member 1 isoform X2; translation: MEAVSLGLFVLGLLLLPLLAVLLMALCVRCRELPGSYDTAASDGLTPSSIVIKSPPTLASWPPTTSYPPVTYLLQSQPDLLPIPRSPQPPGGSHRMPSSQQDSDGANSVASYENEGASGTPAALVGRTLGPVLGSADPVSLTPPEAVCEDADEDEDEEDYPNEGYLVVLPDSIPATGAAVPPAPVSSNPGLRDSAFSVKSGEDYVNVPESEESADASLDGSREYVNVSQELPPVARTKPGVCRGSQPEFPGDGR